The Chromatiales bacterium DNA window CGCCCGCTCCTCTTATCCCCGGAGACAACAAAAATATCTTCCCTTCACGACCTTTCCCCTCGTCAACGTCCAATTCCCAATATTCCAACATCAAGCGATGCCCGTAGCCAGCTTCGATAATCTTCTCAGCCTCTTCTGGAAGAGGCCAGCATGGCCGGTGATGGCACATAGCCACACAGGTGTCGCATGCACATTGATCCTCTCTCACCCCAAGCGCATTCAATCGAACGGCAAGGGCTGTACTGTTACTCATCTGTTTCCTCGGTTCGGTGTACGTAGTTACCCATCCGTAATCCATGTAGGAGATTCCGCATCCCCTGCACGACATCCGCCCGGTTTTTGTAGGTCTCGGTGCTTCTCAGGATCGCGTTGCCGTTGCGGTGGTAAATGATCCCGTAGAACTCCCCATTCCTCGCCTTCTCATAGCGAATAATGTACTCGGCTTTGGTTGACTCTGTGCTCATACGTCTCTCGGTTTGGTTGTTGGTTTTTCTCCGCGTTGACCGATCTCCATTGTTCCGCCGGGTGGCCCAAATGGGTCAGGTATCGTCTTTGTTGGCGCGGCTGGGAAGGTGAAAAGCACCCGACCCTCTTTGTCTTTCACCTCAAGAGGCCATCCGCGTACCGATCCGAGACTTATCAGCACGTCTCTCCCCTCCTCTCCACGTAATCGGATACGCCCACCCCCCATTTCTGAATGGTCTTCGAGGATGGCTTCCACGACGTGGTGGTACATCGGGTCACCAGTGTGTACGTGGTTGTACCCCAT harbors:
- a CDS encoding DUF1508 domain-containing protein, producing the protein MSTESTKAEYIIRYEKARNGEFYGIIYHRNGNAILRSTETYKNRADVVQGMRNLLHGLRMGNYVHRTEETDE